The DNA region TCCGCCGGCGTCAGCTGCAGGAAGCGTTGCAGATCAGCCAGGTCGGCCGGCCGGTACATGCGCTTCGCCCTGCCGCCCGCGCGCCAGCTGGTATGCCGCGACATGGGCTCGTTGTGGAACATCTCCCCGCGCAACCCCTCCGTGCTGAACTGTGTCGGTTCGCTCATGTTCATCGTTGCGCCATCTGTCTGATCTGGTTCGGCACGCCGCCGATGGAACCTGCCCCCATGGTCAACACCACATCGCCGTCCTGCGCCATCTGCATGATGGTCTGCGGCATGTCGGCGATGTTCTCGACGAACACCGCCTCGTTCTGGCCAGCCACGCGCAAGGCATGCATCAGGGCGCGCCCATCGGCAGCGACGATAGGCGGCTCTCCCGCCGCATACACTTCCGCCAGCGCCAGTACATCCACGCCGCTCAGCACTTTCACGAAATCCTCGAACAGATCGCGCGTACGCGTGTAGCGATGCGGCTGGAAGGCCAGCAGCAGGCGCTTGCCGGGGAAAGCTCCGCGCACGGCAGCCAGCGTCGCCTTCATCTCCACCGGGTGATGGCCATAGTCGTCTATCAACGTGAACGATCCGCCGCCGGCCAGCGAAACCTCGCCATAGCGCTGCATGCGCCGCCCCACCCCCTCGAACTCGGCCAATGCCGCGACGATTGCAGGCGGCGCCACACCGACCTCCAGGCCGACGGCAATGGCAGCCAGCGCATTCAGCACATTGTGCTCACCGGCCAGATTGAGCGTCACATCCAGATCGAGCGGCTTGCCTTCGAACAGGCATTTTTCGTCATGCCGGCACTGTGCGGTGAAATGCATCCGACCGCCCTCATGCCGCACGTTCACGGCGCGTATCTGCGCATCCGCGTTCATGCCGTAGGTAGTGACCGGCTTGCTGATGCGCGGCAGGATGTCGCGCACGTTCTCGTCGTCCACACACAACATGGCGCGGCCATAGAACG from Sideroxyarcus emersonii includes:
- the murC gene encoding UDP-N-acetylmuramate--L-alanine ligase, producing MKHKIKHIHFVGIGGSGMNGIAEVLLNLGFRVSGSDLADSAVTQRLQALGANVHLGHDAKNLHDADAVVVSTAVKADNPEVVAAREQRIPIVPRAVMLAELMRLRQGIAVAGTHGKTTTTSLVTSVLAKGGYDPTFVIGGRLNSSGANARLGTGEFIVAEADESDASFLYLTPILAVVTNIDADHMETYGHDFGRLKQAFIDFIERLPFYGRAMLCVDDENVRDILPRISKPVTTYGMNADAQIRAVNVRHEGGRMHFTAQCRHDEKCLFEGKPLDLDVTLNLAGEHNVLNALAAIAVGLEVGVAPPAIVAALAEFEGVGRRMQRYGEVSLAGGGSFTLIDDYGHHPVEMKATLAAVRGAFPGKRLLLAFQPHRYTRTRDLFEDFVKVLSGVDVLALAEVYAAGEPPIVAADGRALMHALRVAGQNEAVFVENIADMPQTIMQMAQDGDVVLTMGAGSIGGVPNQIRQMAQR